From the Drosophila sechellia strain sech25 chromosome X, ASM438219v1, whole genome shotgun sequence genome, the window CAACTGCATCCGGTCATTGTACGGTCTATCCGACACCCGCAACGCCTGCCATGGATCCGACAGCGAGGAATCCGCCCTCCGCGAGATCAGCATTCTGTTCCCGGAGTTCGACGCGGCTGTTGGGAGGCGCCAGGCGAAAAGGGAGGAGGCGTAGTCGAGGAATACTTGATCCTTAGCTTGGTCAAGATGTCTACTACCAAAGTGGTTCATGAATAATGTTTTCATGCTATATGAAGTGTCCTAATTtatgtttcttatttttaatgcctggcatttttcgaatagtaTTTAGACTTTAGACCAAAGACAACTAAACATATATGGTTGGCTTTAAAAGTAATTGAAGTTTATAATACTTCTTGTGACTTCGTGTActaatatgtttatatatttgcTTGTAGCAACAGGGGAACaactaaaaacatttttaaactaTACTTAATATTGATTAGTAATAAGAATTAGATGAGTAAGGCATTTTGCAATGTTCTCGCTTCGTAAGAGAATTCGCTATAATAAAAGAAGTCAATTTAAAGGTGAATGATTATGAAGTTAATAAAAACCTACCGTAGATGGAACTATGCCAACTAACTTGATAAAAGAGGCATGTgtttcaaaaactttatttCGTCAATTTCCGGTTTACATAATACAATTCTTTTGTTATTAGGTGGTAGGTACATGTATAGATAGATTTTCTTTTCGATTTGCTCTGGTTTCCGTTTAGTTCATTGTAAATAGTTggtaataaaattataaaatttataaacttaacaaattatataaatatatatttatgtgtggGTAAGTTCTGTAGTACGCCTATAAATAGGTAAAGATATAAATGTTTTGTATATCGGTTCAGACAATTGAGAAGCATAGCAAGAAATTCAAAAACGGGAAATATGTCATTAAAAAACTTCGAAATTCTTGTATTTTGTTTGCGAGCGAGACGGCACCTGCACCTGCTGTCTTTTTCTAACTCGTGTGCGACGGTCGAGTCCTTCACGAATAACAGaaaactaatttaaagaaaaaaaatggcattttaataataattaatgtaTAACCGTCTCTCTAAATCTAGTTCTAGTTTTGGTTGCAACGATTTGTCAAAGCAGACACAAGTcgcaaaaaaatgtatttaacaAGTATCCATAGTAGTATTTACGTTTGCTtctctttcttttatttttatttggttttttctatttttttgtttgaattttcttagtgtttgttttctttacCCTACTTTTGGTATCAATTACAAATCTTTAATGCCTATTTGCAGTCCTACGAATTCCACACGCGATCCCCGACCGCCAGGTGGCGCTCTAGTCGCACAAGGTTAGAAACATTCAGTTGGGATGTTTGTATTTAAGCATTTGTCCTCTTTCTTTCCTTGCCATGTGGCTTTTGCATTATTATCATAACTATGATCATCCTCCATCACACACATATACtcgtacatatataaatattgctaTTCCAGCCGATCTCTAGATCGGGGCTAactcgtatatatatatatatatatatctatatatattgtGGGTAAATAACGCCAGCGGAAAATCCAAAATGAGAACAAACAAGGATAACACGAAGCTCTGCGGCGAGTGTTGACTTTGGTGGGCACTGTACGGATTGGTGGTGTCATCGATTCCTGGCGGCACTGTACTCAAACCTTAAGAACCATCATGCCCAGATAATACGTATGTACATAGGTATTATTTATGGGGCCTGCACTTCGAGCCGCTTGGCaatgatatatatattcgaCTATTtaggtgtgtgggtgtgtgttttctttttagttGTTTCTGTCATTTGTCTTGaactttaattaatataacacaaaaatatatgtatatatagatttgctttgttttgtaTAAACGTACGTACGTATCGACTATGCAACTTGGCCTATGCGCGCTACATAAGGATACAAATCTATGTATCCACACTAAATATCTGTATATTCACATATAATCCTTGAATATAACCAGCTCATAGCATAAAAAGACTATTTCAAATAGTTTTTGTTACTCTAGCACTACTTTGTCAACGACAACGTCAGTATATCAATATAGGTTGCTCCTAACAACACTCTCAACCCCGTTTTGCATCCTGTCTAAGCTGCACTCCTTATATATCATATCCTTGCTTGTATAGTAATTAAGTGAATGTATTTGCTTCTCGCTCTCCGAGCTTGTTGGCCTCCCTTTTGAAATCTTGAGCACTTGCCGGGGATCCCCTTCACTCGAACATGGCCATCGATGAGGTGGGCAccacctccagcagcagctggaagAATAGCGTCACCTTGTCTGCAGGGGGAAGAACGTTAGCGTTAAGAATTGTATTTCATATATGATATTTTGTAGTTTACTCACTCATAAACCTCGGCGTCATTCCGAGCTTGACGAACGGCACATAGAAGATCAGGCCCGCGAATATGAAGAGCAGGGCATAGAGATACTCAACGCGCGGGGTCTCGAATATGGGTGCCGCCACGAGATACACGGAGATGACCAAGACCACAACGGGAATGATGATCGGCACCTTGTAGGGCCGAGGATAGTTGGGTTTGGTGTAGCGCATCACGATCAGGGCCAGCATCGCTCCGCCGTAGAATATCCAGGCGGTGAAGCTGAAGAAATCAATCAGCGAATCAATTGTGCCATGGAGCACCATTGCCGAGGCAATCAGCGACTGGAGACGGGGATAAGTACGCACAGAGAAAGATACAGAGAAAGAGGGGAGTTTAGAACGAGGATCGGATCGATACATGGGCATTCACAGGGTTTGTCAACTAATAATGCGGATAACAAATGGATTGGCGGtagtaaatatataaagagGGGAATATATGGCAATCATGAAGCAATCCGGGGTAAGCTAAGTAAATATTGGGCCAAGTTTTAGATACTTACGTGGAATATCAGCCCCGGAGCAGGTGTGAGACGACGCACATGGACATAGGAGAGGATATCCAGCAGATGACCCTCTCGACTGGCCGCAAAGCACAGACTGCAATGGCAGTAGAACAGATCATGGATTATAATGGTGTTCCCATCACATATGGTTAAGGAGTTCTAAGGTCTTCCTTTTGAGCTTCAAGTCAATAATCCTTACCGCCCAGCTGCGAAGAGCGTTCCATTGGCGCTGCCAAAGGTGCTGATGGTGACGCTGAGTGGCATCAGCCAGGCGAGCGCGCCCAAGATGCGGTTTCCGAAGGTGACGGCCACCGCCTCCGACTCGATCATCTCCTGCGGCGACATGGCCGCCAGGTAGGAGATGTTGATCAGCGCATAGCAGAGCGTGACCAGCGGTATGCCGATAATAATCGAGCGCGGCAGATTCTTGCTGGGATTCTTGATCTCCTCGGTTACGTAGTTCAGGTTGTTCCAGCCATCGTAGGCCCACAGACCCGTGTAGAAGGCCGTGGCGATGGCGCCCACATTGGGCATTGGGCCATTAAATGCATTCGACAGGTGCTGCGTGTTGCCCTGCATCAGTTTCCAGGCTCCGCCGCAGATGACGACCACCACGGCCACCAGTTTGGCGGCGGTGAACACGTTCTGCACGGTCATTCCCAGGTTGACGCTGTAGCAGTTCACGAACAGGATCATCACTGTACAGTGGAGGGTGCATCATTAGTAGAGCGCATTGGTATGTTATGTATGTTGGTTATAGGGATCAATACCAGATGAAATGTTATTTGCCTGATAGTTCTGGTAGTGATCCCCTTCCAATGTTAACCCTTCTTACCAATTGCCACCAGGGCGACCATCTTGACCACGCCCCTGGGCGGATCGCATTCCGTCACAAAGGCCTCAACGGCGTACTGTGCAAATGATAAGCATATTATAGCCATTTGAGATGGCTTCAACACCAAAGTCGATACCCATGAGAACAGAAACGCCGGCGCCGGTCCATAGGCATCCATAAAGTAGGCCCATTCCGCACCCGACGACGTGTTCATCGTGCCAAGTTCAGCGTATGCCAGAGCGCCTGAAATTGGGCAATAAAACATAATTAGATAGTTATAAAGGATGAACATCTATAAGGATGAGGCTCATTGTTATTAAGTTGCTATTATTTAAATAGATACATAGGTATCTTACATTTCACCACAGCCAATCAAGAATACAATCTAACCACTAAGATGATTATCATTGGTAATCATAGAAATGAATAgatctatatattttctttttatgattttaagaCTAGAATGCACTTTCTTCGAGTGTATGGTGCACGAGATTGGAAGGCGTGAGATTCTGCGAAAGTTTGGCTCCTCGCCAGCCGTGCAACAAGTTGTAACGAGAGTGCAGGGTCGAATTTTGGGACTTGGCCACTTGGCGTCGTTAAGTGGGTCAGTTGCACGTGGCGCAGATTGGAGGGTGGGGGGGAATAGTCGAATAATAGCCAGAGGATTGGATGATTCTATTGACTACTTACCCAGCAGAGAGAGCACACCACAGGCAAGCCAGATTATAAAGCTAACTCCAACGGAACCAGTGCGAACCAGTAAACCGGAGGGTGACACAAAAATTCCAGACCCTGCAGATAGACAAAAGGGAggagatatagatatagatatagatatatgtagGGAATATAGATATATGCGTATATAAGTAAAATGCTGCCACAGCTGCGCTTCGGGGAAACAGCTGATTGAGGGCCCACATTGTTTTCCCTACTTTCCCCATCGATTCGATTTCCCGCATGCTAATGAGCGGCTGGCGGGGCTCCACATAGTACATATATACCATTTGAGTGGGCGTTGCAGACGTCATCGGTGGGCGGACAAAAGTTTCGGCGAAAGCTCCGACCACGCGGCGAATGCGCAATACCGGCAAATAGTGGTTTTTCCTACAGAGAATCTCACACAGAGTTGTATGAGGCCGGCGGAGCGGGAtggtaaaaagaaaaatatgaaGTTGGCTGGATATCCGACCCAGAGGCGTGCAACAATTTCGGCTGCGTGCCACAAGCTGGCGCCATTGCCTAAGGTCAAAGTGCAGCAGCGAAAACAGACGCCATTCGTgtcataaatatgtatttcaaTACAGCCCAGCTTTGAGATACAGCAGCGTCCAAATTTGTAGGGATAACTGCCATTTGGTGTCTTACTTGTACAATTTATCATTGGAATATGTTCGGTTTGTTGTCCTATCTTGTTTACTTAGGGACAAATGTGAGCTGTTCTTTGTGTTATTTTACCAAACACTTAAATATGCATTTATACTTAGATATATTACTTTGATTGCCCACCGCTGTACGGGCTCCACTTTTCTAGGGCTGCCCTTTTCGCCCCCTAAAAATATGCCTGGAAATTGGCCTTAATCCACGCCATCCCCCGCACGCCCCCCTCCAACCGTCTGATGGCACTTTCATTCTCACGCCGCTTGGATATAcaagtatatgtatatgtccacacagacagacaatacatatgtatataggtGGGCCCAAAgctgtatatatgtatatgtactaTGTGCCGTGCATATAGCTAAATTCATGCGTACGTATTTTTGGCCATGCGCGCCTCCAATCTGaaccaaaaaaagaaaaaaaaaaaggcagggAAAATAAACCGAATGAAAATTGTGCCTCAATATTTTTCAACGACTCCCAGAGTAAAAGCTGTATTAAAAAAACGGAACGGCAAATTTGACACAATCCGTGGAAAATTGTGTGTTCGTgtgttttttggattttctcTTTTCCTGTCACTTTGACATTCCTGCCTCATGTTTTATGCATTTGTTTTGATAATTGTGTTTGGGGCGAAGCATCACCGAATGGATTGTACACTCACCTATCATAGTTCCAACAATTAAAGCCACCCCACTGAAGAGGCCCAGCCTgaaatgacaaaaaaatatgaataatattgtaaattcaataaaataatcaaataaatttaaaaaactgcCTATGGGGGTAGTTTTTTAAGTTAAATACATGCTTTCATCACTCAAATCTGCATGTTCAAGTCAAAAGTCGATAAATATTGACGCATGGATGCCAAAAATAGATCCGTGTACTTGTTAATTTTGAGTACGTTAAGTAAATCACTTAATTGACAGCAAGGTGTTAGAAATAAATCAAGTGAATAGCGCGTTTTTAGCCAAGTAAATAGAAACTGTTTACGTCTACACTGAAAACAATTGCTATTTACAACAAGGCTAGAAATGGCACTTTGTCTTGTTCTCTTTCGACTGAGAAGTTTAGTTTTTTTGTTcagcaatttaaaaataataaatattacatttataTAAGTTTTCATCATTAAAGTAATCCAAGAGGCTTGTCatctttttataatttattttgacaagctataaaataaattataagaAGTATTTTACTATATTAACTTCAAAATGTAGTTGCTGAgtctcaaaaaaaaatgaatgtactaattgaaaattgaattttaaaactACATTTTGACATTTAAATACTCAGAATAAGAATCCCCTGAATTTTGGAATCAATCGATCAACAACCTGACCATTTCGTGTACACGATTCTGGTCCGGTTGCACTGAGGCGATCGTTACCTTCTCTCGAGGTGAACAGCGTGGTTCTGCGTTGAGCCATTCCTCTCCAGCGGCTTCCGCATCCGCCCGGTCCCTGATGAGTCGGTCTCTGGCGCTTCGGGCCCTTCTGTCCCAAGAGACCCATTGGCGCACATGGTCCCGTTGCTCGTTGCTTTTGTTGGCACATTATGTCCTGCAGGATCATCAACATCACCATCACCGCGTAGGATCGCAAAAAAAGAGAGAGCAGAACACAGGGATTAGCATAAGTCGTGAGAGCAGGAGcaccagaaaaaaaagaatcactcgcatatatatgaatatttcGATGCCAGAAGGGCACGTTTTTCTTTGCCGTGTAGACAGAGTTTATGAATGGACatgtggcacacacacacatactatatatatatacacccacacacacctCTGTTATTATCTGTTGAATTATTTTTGCATGCGTTCTTTTGCAAGCAAAATAGTTGTGATATTTTATCGCGCATGGCATGGACGGATAACAAGTTGCTAAAATTATTTCGCCGCGAAATTCAGCTCTCAGCGAATACGAATATATATgaagaatatatatagttaagtatatatataaatgttctGAAAGAAGTGCGGACCAAAAAAAAGTGTAGCGCAGTGGGCGGCGAATCGCAGGCAACTGTTCGCATCCCAAATGGCGGCGGCGTCAAATAGTCCGCCCGGTAAAAGCTTTCCGCCGAGCGGTACTCGTTCGCCACACGAGCGCCACACGAGCGGCAGCCGAGCAGCAGCCGAGCGCCGGAAAAACAGCCGAACAGACGAAAAGCGAGAAAAACGACCGGCGTTGGGAGAATAACTAACCACTTTCTCCAAACGAGATTGCGTCCGAGATTCGAGATGAGTTCGACTGGTTTGTGCTGGCCTTCTCTTATATCACACTCATCGAGGATAATAATAGTGTTCGAAGGACGTCCTTAACGGTATCTAGACGTAAATGCTTTTGATAACAGGATAAAATAACACACTGAAGTATATTATTCTAGGTTAAGGGAGTTTTGGGAACTATATGTTAGGTGTATCTAACTTATCGAGGATAACAACATCGATGGAGGATGTAATATCACGAAAATATCAGTGTAGAAAAGCTCTCAAATCTTCATCGCCATCTTAGTGCAACAAAAACTCACGTAATTCCGAATGGAAGTTTGAAACTAAGTCCTGCTACAGTGATAAGAAATTATTATGAAATGTATTATTCTGCGTAGTGAATACCAGCCTTAACCAGCTTTAATGGTCACTTTTTATCAATGAAAGTTAACGCCACTTCAGAGATAAGCATAATAATTTAAAGGAATGCAATTTTAGGAGAATGTGTTAAGATTTCTTTAGCGTTGTTTGGGACTTTTTAgcagtcttttttttttgttttccacgCTGACTACGTGACACACTGCTTATGTATGTAGACGAGTCCCATCCTCCGACTGATTTATGCAATTCGCGCCGTCGGTCGGTTGTATGGTTCTATATTTTGATTATAGAATTGTCAAGGTGAAGGCATCTTCTCTCCTCAGATACTATCTTTCGGTCCGCCCAGCTATTTATAGCTTTGcataaaaatttcaaattgaattagtCGGCTAATTTCGCGGCGACGTCAGAAGGTTCTCGCCACCGATCAGAATCTGCAGTGTAGTAGCATCATCTCTCTGTGGCCGCCTCCATTCATCGGCTCCTCTCAATTAATTGTTGGTTGCGCATTTCATTTGCCTCAATTGGCCGCTTATTAATGGTCATGTGCTCTGACTTTGTTGGCCACactttcatatatatatatacgcatatatatgaaattttatatatatattgcatGTATCTCACTCCCATTAGAAGTCTGGCTACAACGTCACTGGGTCTTTAACTCTCGCCCACGAGGCGTCGAAATTTCATCAGCCCAACGAGCGCGTGTACGTACATAACACtctatgtatgtacatatgtacattcatAGTTTCACAGTTCTCCCACTATTTTTCGGCTTGATTCTGCCACTGGATGTGCCCCTAAAAATCGTATATGTACGAAGATAGTGTGCTGAACAAATAGATATCTATCTGCACGAGCATAAATATAATACGTATCCAAAGATTTGGATTCACACGCCATAGCGCCTACGTATGCAGTCGCGCAACTGGGCCAAAAAATTAGCAtcgatttaattaatttaaaatattagttCGTTTTTATACAGATCGAATTTCTCGCTTATGAAAAATTCGCAAATCTCCAgagaaataaaaacgaaattattGTGGGGTAGCAGTGCGTATACGTGATATATATCAAGTATACGCAACTTTACCCTGTTTTAGTGGGTAGTTTATATTTTGAAGATACAAATTATTGACTGAATTATAAATCCTTAACTTCTTCTTTGAAATACCATTTcgcaatatatattttatattattcgATTGGTAAGGATTTTAAGTGCTATTCTTTCGACTTCTAGTGTgggtatataaataaataatacacgTCTATACACACAATCTTTGTATATATAGccacataaacataaataaactATTCCTACGTTAAGCTCTGTGTCGTTTTTCAGCTCCTCTGCAGCTTCTTCTTGCCCCgcattttttttctcaatgtATTTTCTGTCATAAAAGTCACGCGGCTTGTGaacattttcggattttttcttctgtttttgttGATCGCCCGgcaaaggggcgtggcaggcggAGAATGGGTGAATTGGATACATTACTTGAAAATCTTAGCCAGTCAACAAGTAAACATTGCACATTTGCAAAGGGAGGGGAAAAGTAAACACATTAGCCAATCGTTCACTTAATCGATCACTTAAGTTTATTCATGAATTTGAAGACATATTAACATAGTGGGGAATATTAGGTTCTTGAACAATAGTGCGTTTCCGTTTCAATGTAtcaataatatttgtattacTCACACGCAACGTGGTACCATGGGGAAATGAATTTACAAGTaaatgcaaaacttaaaatactTGTAACAAATCATATTACAAACTATAATTAAAAAACCTACCCAAAGACTACCAAATATACTTTAATTTAGCTAATGATGTTCTCGTTTAGTTTTCATCAAGATGCGAATACAGCAACTTGGCAACCAGTCAGCGATATTAGAACCTAATAGTCAATTAAAACGAAACACGAGCCAGACTCAAAATACCCCTTTCTGAGGTCGTCGAGCAGTTAAGTGAATTCCTTGTGCTGTTTTATTGAATGTGACTTCGATTCAGTAACTCGACGCACCAGACTTGAAGCGCCACGTCAATTTACTGTCTGCAATAGGATTCCTACGGCCAGCATTTGGAAATCGCaaacttaacttaacttaaacTCAGCTTAAGTCACAAAAAAAAGCGAATTCTTTAGCAAATGTAAGAAATCAACATGAAGAACAGAAACGGATTTATGAAGCCATAAACATTTGATACAGAACATTTAGCAAAATGTTAGCCCTATATATCTATAGTAGCGCACTTGTATAGTGACCACTGTACTTCGATTAGGCCGAACTCAGCCTACGACCAGCGATGCACGTAGACTGCGGATATTCGCGATATTTCTTGGTATTTTCAGGGGTCGAACATTGTTTGGTCTTGTCGGCTGATTTTCGTTCGCTAATTATTTAGACACTCTAACGCAAAAAACAAACTGCAAAGATATTCGAGTAGATAACACCAGCGGCTGACGTGCTAGGGAAATTTCTAGCTAGCAAACAGAATAAAGTATCATTATCGGCCAGCAATTATAACCCACTGATTACtaataaatcaattaaattttcGTAACGTCAGTGCGAGTAATAAATCATTTCTtgtcataaaataaaatacttcTATGGAGCTGATGACTTTAGATTTACACATTTAAACGAACATTAATCTAATGGCAATACATGGCTTTATCAGAAGTACTAAAACAACTTGCTATCCCAAAGATACTGCAAGAAAAAAATTCACTTAAATAGTCAAATGATTACATTCAAAGGAATTTGGAATTTATTCTATCTATAGACGAgttaatgtaaatattttggtATTTCCTCTCAATATTGTTTAAGAAACGAGGTGTTTACCTTCAACAATGAGGTGGTGATTAGGTGTTAAGTCTATATTAGCTAATTTGTCATAGCTCTATGATATTTTTGCTCAGTGTAGCGAAAGCAACTCCAGTGGAAAGGAAACCGCATTGCCAACGTCAGCGGCACTAAAATGAGTAATATGAGTAATAATCACGCGCTGGTCAGCCAAATTTCTGGGTCGAAGAAGAGCTGCTCGACGTGCAAATGATTATTTCAAATATGCAAAGCTCGGCGGGGGAAGTTCATGCATCTGAATTGGCCGGCGGCCAAATAAAACCGATTTTCCTCAGCCGCCGACGTCGTTGGTAAATATTTTCAGTTAATTTTGTTGCGGTTGTCGCGTCAGAAATTCTTGAAATCCAAATGATCGGTCGGGGGAACAAGGACATATCTACCCTGCTAATCCTGATTG encodes:
- the LOC6618545 gene encoding b(0,+)-type amino acid transporter 1 isoform X1, producing the protein MRDKISQLFCLQKNACKNNSTDNNRGHNVPTKATSNGTMCANGSLGTEGPEAPETDSSGTGRMRKPLERNGSTQNHAVHLERRLGLFSGVALIVGTMIGSGIFVSPSGLLVRTGSVGVSFIIWLACGVLSLLGALAYAELGTMNTSSGAEWAYFMDAYGPAPAFLFSWVSTLVLKPSQMAIICLSFAQYAVEAFVTECDPPRGVVKMVALVAIVMILFVNCYSVNLGMTVQNVFTAAKLVAVVVVICGGAWKLMQGNTQHLSNAFNGPMPNVGAIATAFYTGLWAYDGWNNLNYVTEEIKNPSKNLPRSIIIGIPLVTLCYALINISYLAAMSPQEMIESEAVAVTFGNRILGALAWLMPLSVTISTFGSANGTLFAAGRLCFAASREGHLLDILSYVHVRRLTPAPGLIFHSLIASAMVLHGTIDSLIDFFSFTAWIFYGGAMLALIVMRYTKPNYPRPYKVPIIIPVVVLVISVYLVAAPIFETPRVEYLYALLFIFAGLIFYVPFVKLGMTPRFMNKVTLFFQLLLEVVPTSSMAMFE
- the LOC6618545 gene encoding b(0,+)-type amino acid transporter 1 isoform X2; this encodes MYQHVQPNNTNHIHANGHNVPTKATSNGTMCANGSLGTEGPEAPETDSSGTGRMRKPLERNGSTQNHAVHLERRLGLFSGVALIVGTMIGSGIFVSPSGLLVRTGSVGVSFIIWLACGVLSLLGALAYAELGTMNTSSGAEWAYFMDAYGPAPAFLFSWVSTLVLKPSQMAIICLSFAQYAVEAFVTECDPPRGVVKMVALVAIVMILFVNCYSVNLGMTVQNVFTAAKLVAVVVVICGGAWKLMQGNTQHLSNAFNGPMPNVGAIATAFYTGLWAYDGWNNLNYVTEEIKNPSKNLPRSIIIGIPLVTLCYALINISYLAAMSPQEMIESEAVAVTFGNRILGALAWLMPLSVTISTFGSANGTLFAAGRLCFAASREGHLLDILSYVHVRRLTPAPGLIFHSLIASAMVLHGTIDSLIDFFSFTAWIFYGGAMLALIVMRYTKPNYPRPYKVPIIIPVVVLVISVYLVAAPIFETPRVEYLYALLFIFAGLIFYVPFVKLGMTPRFMNKVTLFFQLLLEVVPTSSMAMFE
- the LOC6618545 gene encoding b(0,+)-type amino acid transporter 1 isoform X4, with product MYQHVQPNNTNHIHANGHNVPTKATSNGTMCANGSLGTEGPEAPETDSSGTGRMRKPLERNGSTQNHAVHLERRLGLFSGVALIVGTMIGSGIFVSPSGLLVRTGSVGVSFIIWLACGVLSLLGALAYAELGTMNTSSGAEWAYFMDAYGPAPAFLFSWVSTLVLKPSQMAIICLSFAQYAVEAFVTECDPPRGVVKMVALVAIVMILFVNCYSVNLGMTVQNVFTAAKLVAVVVVICGGAWKLMQGNTQHLSNAFNGPMPNVGAIATAFYTGLWAYDGWNNLNYVTEEIKNPSKNLPRSIIIGIPLVTLCYALINISYLAAMSPQEMIESEAVAVTFGNRILGALAWLMPLSVTISTFGSANGTLFAAGRLCFAASREGHLLDILSYVHVRRLTPAPGLIFHLHRLDILRRSDAGPDRDALHQTQLSSALQGADHHSRCGLGHLRVSRGGTHIRDPAR
- the LOC6618545 gene encoding b(0,+)-type amino acid transporter 1 isoform X3 → MRDKISQLFCLQKNACKNNSTDNNRGHNVPTKATSNGTMCANGSLGTEGPEAPETDSSGTGRMRKPLERNGSTQNHAVHLERRLGLFSGVALIVGTMIGSGIFVSPSGLLVRTGSVGVSFIIWLACGVLSLLGALAYAELGTMNTSSGAEWAYFMDAYGPAPAFLFSWYAVEAFVTECDPPRGVVKMVALVAIVMILFVNCYSVNLGMTVQNVFTAAKLVAVVVVICGGAWKLMQGNTQHLSNAFNGPMPNVGAIATAFYTGLWAYDGWNNLNYVTEEIKNPSKNLPRSIIIGIPLVTLCYALINISYLAAMSPQEMIESEAVAVTFGNRILGALAWLMPLSVTISTFGSANGTLFAAGRLCFAASREGHLLDILSYVHVRRLTPAPGLIFHSLIASAMVLHGTIDSLIDFFSFTAWIFYGGAMLALIVMRYTKPNYPRPYKVPIIIPVVVLVISVYLVAAPIFETPRVEYLYALLFIFAGLIFYVPFVKLGMTPRFMNKVTLFFQLLLEVVPTSSMAMFE